One genomic segment of bacterium includes these proteins:
- a CDS encoding DUF1624 domain-containing protein, with product MTEKNSSSKKRFDFIDQFRGFVGILMLLGHSSYYFNSIWLHLDPADPLAPNFEQFILRYIGYICAPGFLMMNGAMVWWAYQKRIQKENSDWNAKWHLIQRGLFLVLVQVTWVNSSWSGFASFKPAHLGIISTIGFSMIILTFLVNMKWQIRLGVALLTLIIYPFLLKISYNPEVYWQQVLMQTFIDSGDFNKYPILPWFALAALGSVMATGWLKGWRSDKEKIIYSLAIGFASIIIATFIRMERGFGNIFSFSDFGSFSFFFDQKYPPSLYHHLWFFGWVVVGVGVIIFINNIFPRLLNILSVVGKVPLFFYCVHIALLGIFSKRIDIYYREGQVTETLIGFVIMLVIMLPLAKWFGRVKQRSTNYFIKLI from the coding sequence TTGACTGAAAAAAACAGTTCTTCAAAAAAACGATTTGACTTTATTGACCAATTTCGTGGATTTGTTGGCATCCTGATGCTTCTTGGACACAGTTCCTACTACTTCAACTCTATTTGGTTACACCTTGACCCCGCCGACCCATTGGCTCCGAACTTTGAACAATTTATTCTTAGATACATTGGTTACATCTGCGCACCTGGTTTTCTCATGATGAATGGCGCAATGGTTTGGTGGGCATACCAAAAAAGAATTCAAAAAGAAAATTCAGATTGGAATGCTAAGTGGCATTTAATTCAGCGCGGACTATTTCTTGTTCTTGTTCAGGTTACCTGGGTGAATTCTTCCTGGAGCGGATTCGCATCTTTTAAACCGGCTCACCTTGGTATAATTTCTACAATAGGATTTTCCATGATAATCCTTACTTTCCTTGTAAATATGAAATGGCAAATACGTCTTGGTGTTGCATTGTTAACATTGATAATTTATCCATTCCTCTTAAAGATTAGCTACAACCCTGAAGTCTACTGGCAGCAGGTTCTTATGCAGACGTTTATCGATTCAGGTGATTTTAATAAATACCCGATACTACCCTGGTTTGCATTAGCAGCGTTAGGTTCAGTGATGGCAACTGGCTGGTTAAAAGGCTGGCGTTCGGATAAAGAAAAAATAATTTATAGCCTTGCTATCGGATTTGCTTCGATAATAATTGCAACATTTATACGTATGGAAAGAGGTTTCGGTAATATTTTTTCTTTTTCGGATTTCGGTTCCTTCTCATTTTTCTTCGATCAAAAATACCCGCCAAGTCTTTATCATCATCTCTGGTTTTTCGGATGGGTCGTTGTTGGTGTTGGAGTAATTATTTTTATCAATAATATTTTCCCGAGATTGTTAAATATTCTTTCGGTTGTTGGCAAAGTACCTCTTTTCTTCTATTGTGTTCACATTGCATTACTTGGAATATTTTCCAAAAGGATTGATATCTACTACCGGGAAGGTCAGGTAACAGAGACTCTGATCGGATTTGTAATTATGCTGGTAATTATGCTGCCGCTTGCAAAATGGTTTGGTAGAGTTAAACAACGAAGCACTAATTATTTTATAAAATTGATCTGA
- the nifJ gene encoding pyruvate:ferredoxin (flavodoxin) oxidoreductase has product MNRNKVTIDGNEAAAYTAFHTNEVIAIYPITPSSNMGEHCDDWAAVGKKNIWGIVPSVSELQSEGGASGSVHGALQSGALTTTFTASQGLLLMIPNMYKIAGELTSTVFHVSARTVAAHALSIFGDHSDVMATRQTGFALLSSNNPQEVMDFALIAQAATLNARIPFLHFFDGFRTSHEVMKIEQLTTDDMHAMIDDELIIAHRKRALTPDNPVLRGTAQNPDVFFQARETVNPFYVACPDQVQKQMDKFAKLVGRQYHLFDYVGAKDAERIIVMMGSGADAAEETVKYLNEHGEKVGLIKVRLYRPFSIDHFINSLPKTVKAISVLDRTKEPGASGEPLYLDIVNAISEKYLAGELNFNYPKIVGGRYGLSSKEFTPAMIKAVFDNLKSDKPKNHFTVGIKEDVTNSSLDFDPNFSVEAKETFRGKFYGLGADGTVGANKNSIKIIGEGTDYFAQGYFVYDSKKSGSMTISHLRFGPKEIKSTYLINKANFIACHQQVFLEKLDMLREAMEGSTFLLNTKVSKEHVWDSLPEKVQKDLIQRKMKFFIIDAYKVADETGMGVRINTIMQTCFFAISNIFPKDEAIKLIKDSIKKTYGAKGDKIVQMNFDAVDKTLANLFEVSVPDKVTSKIKIQPPVSENAPQFVKDVTAKIIGFEGDDIPVSKFPVDGTFPLSTTKWEKRNIALEVPVWDTEVCIQCNKCVIVCPHATIRAKVFDEQYIKNAPPTFKYTKFKSKDYGDNMYYSLQVAVEDCTGCELCVDVCPAKNKKETRLKAINMAEQIPLREQERVNWDYFLSIPDIDRKKINVTKVKDSQFLEPLFEFSGACSGCGETPYVKLVSQLFVDRTLIANATGCSSIYGGNLPTTPWAANHEGRGPAWSNSLFEDNAEFGFGFRLAIDKHKAQAKTILSKYANDLGGDLVNEIINSNQKDEAEIYEQRERVKILKKKLDDMIKTGSNGKTNDLKHLLSLADYLVKKSVWIMGGDGWAYDIGYGGLDHVLASGKNVNILVLDTEVYSNTGGQCSKATQRGAVAKFAAAGKPAAKKDLGLMAMTYGNVYVAKVAMGANDQHTLRAFLEAEAYDGPSIIIAYSHCIAHGINMGKGMQNQKAAVDSGYWHLYRYHPDLAKEGKNPFKLDSKDPKIPVKDFTYMETRFKMLTKSHPKIAEQLMKEAQEDVTNKWKEYVRLASWDPGNGKAEQQKTD; this is encoded by the coding sequence ATGAACAGGAACAAAGTAACAATTGATGGAAACGAAGCCGCTGCGTATACAGCTTTTCATACAAATGAAGTAATAGCAATTTACCCGATTACACCTTCATCAAATATGGGTGAGCATTGTGATGATTGGGCAGCGGTTGGTAAGAAAAATATATGGGGAATAGTACCTTCAGTAAGTGAACTTCAGAGTGAAGGTGGTGCGTCAGGAAGCGTACACGGTGCCTTACAGAGTGGTGCATTAACAACAACCTTTACAGCTTCGCAGGGATTGCTGTTGATGATTCCAAATATGTACAAAATTGCAGGTGAATTAACTTCAACGGTATTTCATGTATCTGCAAGAACTGTTGCAGCGCATGCACTCTCGATATTCGGCGATCACAGCGATGTGATGGCAACAAGACAAACAGGTTTTGCACTTCTGTCTTCAAATAATCCGCAGGAAGTGATGGACTTTGCTTTAATTGCACAGGCTGCAACACTTAATGCACGTATTCCTTTCCTCCATTTCTTTGATGGTTTCCGTACGTCGCACGAAGTTATGAAGATTGAACAGCTTACTACAGATGATATGCATGCAATGATTGATGATGAACTCATAATTGCCCACAGGAAGAGAGCACTCACTCCAGATAATCCGGTACTCAGAGGAACTGCGCAGAATCCAGATGTATTTTTCCAGGCGAGAGAAACTGTAAATCCATTCTACGTTGCTTGTCCTGATCAGGTTCAAAAGCAGATGGATAAATTTGCTAAGCTTGTCGGCAGACAGTATCATTTGTTTGATTATGTCGGTGCGAAAGATGCAGAAAGAATAATTGTAATGATGGGTTCCGGTGCTGATGCTGCAGAGGAAACAGTAAAGTATCTGAATGAACATGGAGAAAAGGTTGGTTTGATAAAAGTACGATTATACAGACCTTTCTCAATTGATCATTTTATTAATTCCTTGCCAAAAACTGTAAAAGCAATTTCAGTATTGGATAGAACAAAAGAACCCGGCGCTTCAGGTGAACCTCTTTACCTTGATATTGTTAATGCTATTTCCGAAAAATATTTGGCAGGCGAACTGAATTTCAATTATCCAAAAATTGTTGGAGGAAGATATGGTCTTTCCTCAAAAGAGTTCACCCCTGCAATGATTAAAGCTGTATTTGATAATCTCAAATCAGATAAACCTAAAAACCACTTTACTGTTGGCATCAAAGAAGACGTAACAAACTCAAGTCTTGATTTTGATCCGAACTTTTCAGTTGAGGCAAAAGAAACTTTCCGGGGAAAATTTTATGGATTAGGTGCTGATGGAACAGTTGGAGCTAACAAAAACTCAATAAAAATTATTGGAGAAGGAACAGATTATTTTGCTCAGGGTTATTTTGTTTACGATTCAAAGAAATCCGGCTCGATGACTATCTCACATTTACGATTTGGTCCAAAGGAAATCAAATCAACCTATCTCATTAATAAAGCAAACTTCATTGCCTGTCATCAGCAGGTATTTCTTGAGAAGCTAGATATGCTGAGAGAAGCAATGGAAGGTTCGACATTTTTATTGAACACCAAAGTATCGAAAGAGCATGTTTGGGATTCGTTGCCGGAAAAAGTACAGAAAGATCTTATCCAGAGAAAAATGAAGTTCTTCATCATCGATGCTTATAAAGTTGCCGATGAAACCGGAATGGGAGTAAGAATTAATACCATTATGCAGACCTGCTTCTTTGCAATCTCAAACATCTTTCCAAAAGATGAAGCAATTAAGTTGATTAAAGATTCAATTAAGAAAACTTACGGTGCAAAAGGCGACAAGATAGTTCAAATGAATTTTGATGCTGTCGATAAAACACTAGCAAATCTATTTGAGGTTTCTGTTCCTGATAAAGTTACGAGCAAAATAAAGATTCAGCCTCCTGTCAGCGAAAACGCTCCTCAATTTGTAAAAGATGTAACTGCAAAGATTATCGGATTTGAAGGTGATGATATACCGGTAAGTAAATTTCCTGTCGACGGAACATTTCCACTTTCAACTACAAAATGGGAAAAAAGAAACATCGCACTGGAAGTTCCTGTTTGGGATACTGAAGTGTGCATTCAATGTAACAAATGCGTTATTGTTTGTCCGCATGCTACAATCCGTGCAAAAGTTTTCGATGAACAGTATATTAAAAATGCGCCGCCGACATTTAAGTACACAAAATTCAAATCAAAAGATTACGGCGACAATATGTACTATTCTCTGCAGGTAGCTGTTGAAGATTGTACCGGCTGCGAACTTTGTGTGGATGTTTGTCCTGCAAAGAACAAAAAGGAAACTCGCCTTAAAGCAATCAATATGGCAGAGCAGATTCCGCTTCGTGAACAGGAAAGAGTTAACTGGGATTATTTCCTCTCGATTCCGGATATTGACAGAAAGAAAATCAATGTTACGAAAGTAAAAGATTCACAATTTCTTGAACCATTGTTTGAATTTTCTGGCGCTTGTTCAGGATGCGGTGAAACTCCATATGTTAAACTTGTAAGCCAGCTTTTTGTTGATAGAACCCTTATAGCAAATGCAACAGGATGTTCATCAATTTACGGCGGTAATTTACCAACTACTCCATGGGCAGCTAATCACGAAGGAAGAGGGCCTGCCTGGTCAAACTCGCTTTTTGAGGACAATGCTGAGTTTGGGTTTGGATTCAGATTAGCAATTGACAAACACAAGGCACAGGCAAAAACGATCCTCTCAAAATATGCCAATGACTTAGGTGGTGATCTCGTTAATGAAATTATTAATTCAAACCAAAAAGATGAAGCTGAAATTTATGAACAGCGGGAAAGAGTCAAGATTCTGAAAAAGAAACTTGACGATATGATCAAAACCGGTTCGAATGGAAAGACAAATGATCTGAAACATCTTCTGAGCCTTGCAGATTATTTAGTTAAAAAATCAGTATGGATAATGGGCGGCGATGGATGGGCTTACGATATCGGATACGGTGGACTGGATCACGTTCTCGCATCAGGAAAGAATGTTAACATTTTAGTACTCGATACTGAAGTTTATTCAAACACTGGAGGACAATGTTCGAAGGCAACACAACGTGGCGCCGTTGCTAAATTTGCAGCTGCCGGTAAACCTGCTGCTAAAAAAGATCTTGGCTTGATGGCGATGACTTATGGAAATGTTTATGTAGCGAAAGTTGCAATGGGTGCAAACGATCAGCATACTTTAAGAGCATTCCTTGAAGCAGAAGCATACGACGGTCCTTCGATCATTATCGCTTACAGTCATTGTATAGCTCACGGAATTAACATGGGAAAGGGAATGCAGAATCAAAAAGCTGCTGTTGACTCCGGTTACTGGCATCTATACAGATATCATCCTGATCTAGCAAAAGAAGGTAAGAATCCATTCAAGCTTGATTCAAAGGATCCAAAGATTCCGGTTAAAGATTTTACCTACATGGAAACCAGATTTAAGATGCTCACAAAATCTCATCCAAAGATTGCTGAGCAATTAATGAAAGAAGCACAGGAAGACGTAACTAACAAGTGGAAAGAGTACGTAAGATTGGCTTCCTGGGATCCGGGAAATGGTAAAGCTGAACAACAGAAAACAGATTGA
- a CDS encoding dihydroorotate dehydrogenase-like protein, whose translation MNLSTTYLGLKLKSPIVPSAGPLSQEISNIKQMEDAGAGAVVLYSLFEEQLEHESLELYHHTEVSGESFAEATSYFPEPFDYKMGPEEYLNHIRKAKEAVEIPIIASLNGKSLGGWIDYAKQIEQAGADGLELNIYFLATDLDQKSEELEKKYVHIVKRVKSEIKIPIAVKMHPFFSSVSHMAKELSNAGADGLVLFNRFYQPDINLETLEVEPNVILSTPFAMRLPLRWIAILYGRTNADLAATSGIYTAEDVIKMIMAGAKVTQMLSCLLKFGIGHIADVTSKMKMWMEEKEYESVDQMRGSMSYLNVDDPAKFERANYMKVLHSYK comes from the coding sequence ATGAATTTATCAACAACATATTTAGGATTAAAACTTAAATCACCGATTGTTCCTTCTGCAGGTCCATTGTCCCAGGAGATATCAAACATAAAACAGATGGAAGATGCGGGTGCTGGAGCTGTTGTTCTTTATTCTCTATTTGAAGAACAGCTTGAGCATGAATCATTAGAGCTTTACCATCACACGGAAGTTTCGGGCGAAAGTTTTGCTGAGGCGACAAGTTATTTTCCTGAACCGTTTGATTATAAGATGGGTCCCGAGGAATATCTGAATCATATCAGGAAAGCAAAAGAAGCTGTCGAGATTCCAATCATAGCAAGTTTAAATGGAAAATCTCTCGGCGGATGGATCGATTATGCAAAACAAATTGAACAGGCCGGAGCTGATGGTCTTGAGCTGAACATTTATTTTCTTGCTACAGATCTAGATCAGAAAAGTGAAGAGCTCGAAAAGAAATATGTTCATATTGTTAAAAGAGTAAAATCGGAAATTAAAATACCAATTGCAGTAAAGATGCATCCTTTCTTTAGCTCAGTGTCTCATATGGCAAAAGAGTTAAGCAATGCAGGTGCAGATGGATTAGTTCTGTTTAACAGGTTTTATCAGCCGGATATAAATCTTGAAACTCTTGAAGTAGAACCAAATGTAATATTGAGTACGCCATTTGCAATGCGACTGCCTTTAAGGTGGATTGCAATCCTTTACGGAAGAACAAATGCTGACCTCGCTGCAACAAGCGGTATATACACTGCAGAAGATGTAATCAAAATGATTATGGCTGGTGCAAAAGTAACCCAGATGCTTTCCTGCTTATTAAAGTTTGGGATCGGGCACATTGCCGATGTTACTTCCAAAATGAAAATGTGGATGGAAGAAAAAGAATATGAATCCGTTGACCAGATGCGCGGAAGTATGAGCTATCTGAATGTTGATGACCCGGCAAAGTTTGAACGTGCAAATTATATGAAGGTTTTACACTCTTATAAATAA
- a CDS encoding metallophosphoesterase, translated as MALFFTIFFTIYTALNYYIFIRGWQALASYSYLRPYYLAVFILVAYGYVFSKLLYKFLPPIIYDIWLGVGAIWFAFLVYFILTLLFIDLVRLLDSWFHFLPASIQNNYEQTKKTTALVVIAVVGLIVFLGNLNKRDITVKTLELQFPKGDGKLSEINIVAASDLHLSPIDGERLLSKIIDKMNSLNPDIVLLAGDIVDDKAEILDQRKIGESFRRLNPKYGVYNINGNHEFINEVEASVEYAEHLGIKVLRDEYVLVDSSFYIIGREDVVMKQFTGKERKSLEQIMRTINFAYPKILLDHTPVKLEQAEKIGIDLQLSGHTHHGQIWPLNIITNMIYEVSWGYKKKGNTHYYVTSGAGTWGPPVRTGSKSEIVNIKVKFEK; from the coding sequence ATGGCTTTATTCTTCACAATATTCTTTACGATTTACACCGCCCTTAATTATTACATTTTTATAAGGGGCTGGCAGGCATTAGCATCGTACTCTTATCTGCGACCTTATTATTTGGCTGTATTTATACTGGTCGCTTACGGTTATGTATTCTCAAAGCTGCTTTACAAGTTTTTACCTCCAATAATTTATGATATCTGGCTTGGAGTTGGGGCAATCTGGTTTGCGTTTCTTGTTTATTTCATACTTACATTATTATTCATCGATCTTGTGAGGTTGCTCGATTCCTGGTTTCATTTTCTTCCGGCATCTATTCAGAATAATTATGAGCAGACGAAAAAGACTACAGCCCTGGTAGTTATTGCTGTAGTCGGTTTGATTGTATTTCTCGGAAACTTGAATAAGAGAGATATCACAGTCAAAACTCTCGAATTGCAATTTCCAAAAGGTGATGGAAAATTATCAGAGATCAACATTGTTGCTGCTTCTGATTTGCACCTTTCTCCGATTGATGGCGAAAGATTATTATCGAAAATAATTGATAAAATGAATTCACTTAATCCTGATATTGTTCTTTTAGCAGGAGATATTGTTGATGACAAAGCTGAAATACTTGACCAAAGAAAAATTGGTGAATCATTCCGGAGATTAAATCCGAAGTATGGTGTTTACAATATAAATGGCAATCATGAGTTTATTAATGAAGTGGAAGCATCAGTAGAATATGCAGAGCATCTCGGAATAAAAGTTCTTCGTGATGAATATGTTCTGGTTGACAGCAGCTTTTATATTATCGGAAGGGAAGATGTTGTGATGAAACAATTCACGGGTAAGGAAAGAAAGTCACTTGAACAGATAATGCGCACTATTAATTTTGCTTATCCCAAAATTCTTTTAGATCATACACCTGTTAAACTAGAGCAAGCTGAAAAGATCGGAATTGATTTACAGCTTTCAGGTCACACACATCACGGACAAATCTGGCCGCTTAACATTATCACAAATATGATTTATGAAGTTAGCTGGGGTTATAAGAAAAAAGGAAATACCCATTATTATGTTACATCAGGTGCAGGAACGTGGGGACCACCGGTTCGTACTGGAAGCAAGTCTGAGATTGTGAATATTAAAGTAAAATTCGAAAAATAA
- a CDS encoding outer membrane beta-barrel protein encodes MKLLSTTVFYLIVLFALPLFAQDSTETEETWKWEWDEFDEWTDWHNKRPAISLNYGLSDISRTDVDAPFADNSLIELKLGYTHSKISKYADYINKNSFNYLFLNRNTTDLAGGTDNDSAIVTSNWQFGAGWSDGYGYRLGESSSISPYYTSSLTWTNLDFSDDTLSPNDERIKELYDESFRFGSSIESGIRIQATDLISIDAGYERSIVFERHLFWKWAGSAVIEAAANGVLDVFIKEIFKSSPSAGPIVFFVLKSALGYGLYELRQEKMNWPFPSAPPIAMDNFKFGVTFTF; translated from the coding sequence ATGAAACTTCTAAGCACTACAGTATTTTATCTAATTGTTCTTTTTGCATTACCACTCTTTGCACAGGATTCAACGGAAACCGAGGAAACATGGAAATGGGAATGGGATGAGTTCGATGAGTGGACAGACTGGCATAATAAGAGACCGGCAATTTCATTAAACTATGGCTTATCTGATATTTCGCGGACAGATGTCGATGCACCGTTCGCAGATAACAGTCTTATTGAATTAAAGCTTGGTTACACTCACAGTAAAATTTCAAAGTATGCAGATTACATCAATAAGAATTCATTCAATTATTTATTTCTGAACCGCAATACAACCGATCTTGCAGGCGGTACCGATAATGATTCTGCAATTGTAACAAGTAACTGGCAGTTTGGTGCAGGTTGGTCAGACGGTTACGGTTACAGACTTGGAGAATCTTCTTCGATAAGCCCATATTACACTTCCTCATTAACATGGACAAATCTCGACTTTTCTGATGATACACTCAGTCCGAATGACGAAAGGATAAAAGAACTCTACGATGAATCATTTCGTTTTGGCTCCAGCATTGAATCAGGAATTCGTATCCAGGCAACAGATCTAATCTCTATCGATGCCGGGTATGAAAGATCAATTGTGTTTGAACGACATTTGTTCTGGAAATGGGCAGGAAGTGCGGTCATAGAAGCTGCAGCCAACGGTGTGCTCGATGTGTTTATAAAAGAAATATTTAAGTCATCTCCATCTGCTGGACCAATTGTATTCTTTGTATTAAAGAGTGCTTTGGGATATGGTTTATATGAATTAAGACAGGAAAAAATGAACTGGCCTTTCCCAAGTGCACCGCCAATTGCAATGGATAACTTTAAGTTTGGTGTGACGTTTACATTTTAA
- a CDS encoding sigma 54-interacting transcriptional regulator has protein sequence MLQIKDKNSFLIRIAVLVIISLILFLAYDLRKNIDNEIESLFVRTRGQLEPDTNIIIIHFSEEDIARIGPWPIKRNYYALLINQLTNLEVKKIGLEVFLSSRLVTQSVYDNLLLKEIEKSGNVVLSSLAGSIVERNNQFITDSLSYPSPKLLNEKLPTGHINFIQEEDYYIPLRIINYSLTERAFALQLADTEVKKDGLIVNFVSSWNKIKRYSSLEFAELVYKQSEELNFFKDKIVIIGISDPQIAISLQTPFDDDVPGLALHAFAIDNILNSRDIDGSFYNYSIVVFFIIMLGFVLFRISTKKNIIAIYLITGSILLILSFILTGLLNYKISVSFFVIPFLSLILADSAIYFVRGKELLKGALDESTALKNLLNLKENELLRLQSEIRETGKESTQLQQKIDLLQNDIKKLKGNEDDRSEAVITISNKIENFYGMIYSSRLMAQVVELVKKAAPTDSTILITGESGTGKELVAKAIHASSKRNENNFISVNCAALTDSLLESELFGYEKGAFTHAISDRLGRFEQADQGTIFLDEIGETTENFQVKILRVLQSGEIEKVGSTKPKFVDVRIVAATNKNLSELVKEKKFREDLYYRLNVINIELPPLKERKEDINALAKSFIDAEAEGMHISISALQALNEYNWKGNVRELESVMKRAIIFAKSENRKLLQLKDLPEEIVKESSYNFDDIVLESLRSKKFSHSSIVETAKELGNVNRTLISENLRGTLFKSLVESGFDIDKAVKKISESDDEEINERVRTKLRKFIDNIESDVIKFGEKNFESVKNKFTSKYKNLPSKFHTYLDKVIQNTIEHKL, from the coding sequence TTGCTGCAAATCAAAGATAAAAATTCCTTCTTGATCAGAATTGCTGTTCTAGTCATTATAAGCCTTATCTTATTCCTTGCTTATGATCTCAGAAAAAATATAGACAATGAAATTGAAAGTTTATTCGTCCGAACAAGAGGACAATTAGAACCTGACACGAACATTATTATCATCCATTTTTCTGAAGAGGATATTGCACGCATTGGTCCATGGCCGATAAAAAGGAACTACTATGCTCTCCTGATAAATCAGCTCACAAATCTTGAGGTTAAAAAAATTGGGCTTGAGGTTTTCCTCAGCTCACGATTAGTGACACAATCCGTATATGATAATCTGCTTCTGAAAGAAATAGAAAAATCCGGTAATGTAGTTTTAAGCTCTTTAGCGGGCAGCATAGTGGAACGAAACAATCAGTTCATAACTGATTCATTAAGTTATCCAAGTCCTAAACTGCTGAATGAAAAATTACCAACAGGTCACATAAATTTTATACAGGAAGAAGACTATTATATTCCACTTAGAATTATTAATTATAGCTTGACGGAAAGAGCTTTTGCTTTGCAACTCGCTGACACTGAAGTAAAGAAAGATGGTCTGATTGTAAATTTTGTTTCTTCATGGAATAAGATAAAAAGATACTCTTCGCTTGAATTTGCTGAACTTGTGTATAAACAAAGTGAGGAACTAAACTTCTTCAAAGATAAAATTGTTATTATCGGAATAAGTGATCCACAAATAGCAATTTCACTTCAGACTCCATTTGATGATGATGTACCTGGATTAGCACTTCATGCTTTTGCCATTGATAACATTCTGAATTCTCGTGATATAGATGGAAGTTTTTATAATTACTCTATAGTTGTCTTTTTTATCATAATGCTGGGCTTTGTTCTCTTCAGAATTTCTACTAAAAAAAATATTATCGCCATTTATTTAATCACCGGATCCATATTATTGATTTTATCTTTTATACTCACTGGATTATTGAATTATAAGATATCGGTTTCCTTTTTTGTAATACCGTTCCTATCGTTGATATTAGCAGATTCAGCAATTTACTTTGTCCGGGGAAAAGAGTTATTAAAAGGTGCTCTCGATGAATCTACTGCACTTAAAAATTTACTAAACCTTAAAGAGAATGAGCTGCTTCGGCTTCAATCTGAAATCCGGGAAACCGGAAAGGAATCCACACAGCTTCAGCAGAAAATTGATTTACTTCAAAATGATATTAAAAAGTTAAAAGGCAATGAGGATGATCGTTCAGAGGCTGTAATTACAATCAGCAATAAGATTGAAAATTTTTATGGAATGATCTACTCTTCGCGATTAATGGCGCAGGTAGTTGAACTTGTAAAAAAAGCGGCACCAACAGATTCGACAATTTTAATTACCGGTGAAAGCGGAACCGGTAAAGAACTCGTCGCTAAAGCAATACATGCATCAAGTAAAAGAAACGAGAATAATTTTATTTCTGTTAATTGTGCTGCATTAACTGATAGTTTGCTGGAAAGTGAATTATTCGGATACGAGAAAGGTGCATTTACACATGCAATATCCGACAGACTAGGTAGATTTGAACAAGCTGATCAGGGGACAATTTTTCTTGACGAAATTGGTGAGACAACTGAAAACTTTCAAGTAAAGATACTCCGGGTACTGCAATCCGGTGAAATTGAGAAAGTAGGATCAACAAAACCAAAATTTGTTGACGTCAGAATTGTTGCAGCTACAAATAAAAATCTTTCGGAATTGGTAAAAGAGAAAAAATTCCGAGAGGATCTCTATTACAGGCTGAACGTTATAAACATTGAACTTCCTCCTTTAAAAGAACGTAAAGAAGATATTAATGCATTAGCAAAAAGTTTTATCGATGCTGAAGCGGAAGGAATGCATATTTCAATATCTGCATTACAGGCGCTGAACGAATACAACTGGAAAGGAAATGTAAGAGAACTCGAATCTGTGATGAAGAGAGCGATTATTTTTGCAAAATCTGAAAATCGTAAGCTGCTACAACTTAAAGATCTGCCTGAAGAAATTGTCAAAGAATCGAGTTATAACTTTGATGACATCGTGCTTGAATCTTTAAGAAGTAAAAAATTTTCTCATTCATCCATAGTTGAAACTGCCAAAGAGCTTGGCAATGTTAACAGAACATTGATTTCAGAAAATCTCAGAGGTACTTTATTTAAATCATTGGTTGAAAGCGGGTTCGATATAGATAAAGCAGTTAAGAAAATTTCTGAATCCGATGATGAAGAAATAAATGAACGAGTTCGCACCAAATTGCGTAAGTTCATTGATAATATTGAAAGTGATGTTATTAAATTTGGAGAAAAGAATTTTGAGTCGGTTAAGAATAAATTTACATCAAAGTATAAAAACCTGCCATCAAAATTTCATACATATCTTGATAAAGTCATTCAAAATACGATTGAACATAAGCTTTGA
- a CDS encoding DUF4920 domain-containing protein, with amino-acid sequence MQLKLILPILLLSLGMTIAQTDKANYGAELTLTEKTSISAILEDPESYLDKTVLIEGEVLEVCPMMGCWMEIKSDDGEGMIKVKVKDGEIVFPVEAKGKTALVEGKVYKIEMTQEQAVNHFEHIAEEKGETFDPSTITGPMTIYQLKGLGAVIQ; translated from the coding sequence ATGCAGTTAAAATTAATTTTACCGATTTTGCTTTTAAGTTTAGGTATGACAATCGCTCAAACTGACAAAGCAAATTACGGTGCTGAGTTAACACTCACTGAAAAGACGAGCATCTCGGCTATACTCGAAGATCCTGAATCTTATCTTGATAAAACCGTCCTGATTGAAGGTGAAGTTCTGGAAGTCTGTCCTATGATGGGTTGCTGGATGGAGATAAAATCTGATGATGGTGAAGGAATGATAAAAGTAAAAGTCAAAGATGGTGAGATAGTTTTTCCGGTCGAAGCTAAAGGAAAAACTGCACTAGTTGAAGGTAAAGTTTACAAAATTGAAATGACACAGGAACAAGCAGTTAATCACTTTGAACACATTGCTGAAGAAAAAGGAGAAACTTTCGATCCTTCAACAATCACCGGTCCGATGACAATCTACCAGCTTAAAGGACTTGGAGCAGTAATTCAATAA